A genomic region of Caenorhabditis elegans chromosome V contains the following coding sequences:
- the clec-50 gene encoding C-type lectin domain-containing protein (Partially confirmed by transcript evidence), protein MARLLLLTLALFGATAAQTCNTGGIYNAHFNRCYQYFTAPAQFEFAEEQCNLLGGHLASVQNGQENALLQSNAANSFKRSNYSDYWIGANDLETSGTWKWTDPSVTFDYSNWQLGEPQSGSDCAIQDKGDGTWSAIGCTSYRPYVCVTPVIMTATCPPITTPIPTTCPTPAPCPVKTCVPSCDQGWTYFAPTDFCYRVYHNAKWEDAEAACVLLGAHLTSVHSETENTFVANLASCGIKEGNPKDLAWIGMHKVGQDWVWTDGTPSNYINWAPKQPDNPGKENCVETAPDLSHDKWYENWNNEACSTEMRAYICKKGSIHA, encoded by the exons ATGGCTCGGTTACTACTTTTGACGTTGGCTCTTTTCGGAGCAACTGCTGCACAGACATGTAACACTGGTGGTATTTATAATGCGCATTTTAATAG ATGCTACCAATACTTCACTGCACCGGCTCAATTCGAGTTCGCTGAAGAGCAATGTAATCTCCTTGGCGGCCACCTTGCTTCCGTTCAGAATGGACAAGAAAACGCACTTCTTCAGTCAAACGCAGCCAATTCATTCAAGAGATCCAACTATTCCGATTACTGGATCGGAGCCAATGATCTCGAGACATCCGGCACCTGGAAATGGACAGATCCATCAGTGACATTCGACTATTCCAACTGGCAATTGGGTGAACCCCAATCCGGAAGTGACTGTGCAATTCAGGATAAGGGAGATGGAACCTGGTCGGCTATTGGATGTACTTCCTACAGGCCATATGTATGTGTCACACCTGTTATTATGACTGCCACGTGTCCACCAATCACTACACCGATTC CAACTACCTGCCCTACGCCAGCTCCGTGCCCTGTCAAGACCTGCGTGCCGTCTTGCGACCAAGGATGGACCTACTTTGCACCAACCGACTTCTGCTATCGTGTCTACCATAACGCCAAGTGGGAGGACGCAGAGGCTGCGTGTGTGCTCCTTGGAGCTCACTTGACCTCAGTTCACTCGGAAACCGAGAACACCTTCGTTGCTA ACCTTGCCTCGTGTGGAATCAAGGAAGGAAACCCGAAGGATCTCGCGTGGATCGGTATGCACAAGGTCGGTCAGGACTGGGTATGGACTGACGGTACCCCATCAAACTACATCAACTGGGCACCAAAGCAGCCTGACAATCCGGGAAAGGAAAATTGTGTGGAGACAGCGCCGGATCTTTCCCACGATAAGTGGTATGAGAACTGGAATAACGAGGCGTGCAGCACCGAGATGAGAGCTTATATCTGCAAGAAGGGATCTATTCATGCatag
- the W04E12.9 gene encoding MFS domain-containing protein (Confirmed by transcript evidence), protein MTIPKTVLSSKKDASLPLPPTPPSKEPGSSWGLLKDPVFILLSASHYISIIGFCIPLMLFADFTGGFTYILMRVVFLFGMLTAGLYIGSTYLSPLVEGGNIRNLILITLSQMIAGLLTIAIPNIHQPGINFVFYLFLGIVFGQSFTLPHFVTFASEQSQNFLLAIKLSAILVGMPCAAFFYLKFDNFEATYYFGGSLLVFAALISALVPFIVLWREKDSAVKKLAE, encoded by the exons AT gacCATCCCGAAAACTGTGCTCAGCAGCAAAAAAGATGCTTCTCTTCCTTTACCCCCAACTCCACCTTCAAAAGAGCCTGGATCTTCGTGGGGTCTACTCAAAGATCCCGTCTTCATACTTCTCAGTGCTTCCCACTACATATCAATTATTGGGTTCTGTATTCCCCTGATGCTTTTCGCGGATTTCACAGGAGGCTTCACCTATATTCTAATGCGAGTTGTATTTCTGTTTGGAATGCTTACCGCGGGCTTGTACATTG GAAGCACATACTTGAGCCCGCTTGTTGAAGGTGGGAATATCCGGAATTTGATCCTGATCACCCTGTCGCAAATGATCGCAGGACTTTTGACGATTGCTATTCCCAATATTCATCAACCAGGAATCAATTTTGTGTTCTACCTGTTCCTTGGAATAGTATTCG GCCAGAGCTTCACCCTCCCACACTTTGTGACTTTTGCTTCTGAACAATCCCAAAACTTTCTCCTAGCAATCAAACTTTCGGCGATTCTAGTCGGTATGCCGTGTGCag catttttctaCTTGAAATTCGATAACTTCGAGGCCACCTACTATTTTGGAGGATCGTTGTTGGTTTTTGCTGCACTGATCTCAGCTCTAGTCCCGTTCATAGTTTTGTGGAGGGAAAAAG attctgcGGTCAAGAAGCTTGCTGAATAG
- the M162.5 gene encoding Major facilitator superfamily (MFS) profile domain-containing protein (Confirmed by transcript evidence): MKVAPEKKPPIPVVITAEQMSSEAKENGLEPSSSKIRYIVLILSMTCLSFMMSNVICFNFTVLCMPGTGESSELTGNKTQYIGYNRQEKTWLFSTVAVGAMFGLFPVIIGISTYGLRKVFFAAGMLTSLTTFLIPIVAPMDFNLFLLMRFLQGMSYAGCMPAVGAITSSWASLTQQGLFIAALTTFGQLSSIFSMPIAGELCVSPFGWKSVYFLHAAISMVIFLAWFAVFTDSPSTNKLVKSTELLEIQKGKSDAAANGKQEATPYLEILTTPSVWGIWIGALGDLIAVQLIHIYSPVYLHDIGGYSVEKTGFAAAVPVLFQFFMKLFAGHSSDRISGISETTKLRIYNTIALGASAVFLAALGFVKEGQGLTGLTLMTVATAMFGFNGGGFIKCAALVSRQHNHFVMANVQFLLCLSMLLCPILVSFLLRHGTITEWRLVFFVHAGILAACNLIFCLLATAKPAPWTDRTLKPSASRNTPLYTIKY; this comes from the exons ATGAAAGTGGCGCCGGAGAAGAAGCCACCGATTCCGGTGGTTATTACTGCAGAGCAGATGAGCTCTGAGGCCAAGGAGAATGGATTAG AACCCTCCTCCTCCAAAATCCGTTACATCGTGCTCATTCTCAGCATGACCTGTCTCTCATTCATGATGTCCAATGTGATCTGCTTCAACTTCACCGTCCTCTGTATGCCAGGCACTGGCGAGTCGTCGGAGCTCACCGGAAACAAGACCCAATACATTGGATACAATAGGCAGGAGAAGACGTGGTTGTTCAGTACAGTGGCTGTAGGTGCCATGTTCGGATTGTTTCCGGTGATCATTGGAATTAGTACATATGGATTGAGAAAGGTGTTTTTTGCCGCGGGCATGTTAACCTCGCTAACTACTTTTTTGATTCCTATTGTGGCACCGATGGATTTCAATTTGTTCCTGTTGATGAGATTTCTGCAG GGAATGTCCTACGCCGGCTGTATGCCAGCTGTTGGGGCCATCACTTCTTCCTGGGCTTCTCTAACCCAACAGGGATTATTTATTGCTGCACTGACCACATTCGGTCAGCTCTCCTCGATCTTCTCAATGCCCATTGCTGGGGAGCTCTGTGTTTCTCCGTTTGGCTGGAAGTCTGTCTACTTTCTGCATGCCGCAATTTCAATGGTCATTTTTTTGGCATGGTTCGCAGTATTTACAGATTCACCGA GCACCAACAAGCTCGTAAAATCAACCGAGCTCCTTGAAATCCAAAAAGGAAAATCCGACGCAGCTGCGAATGGCAAGCAAGAGGCGACACCCTACCTGGAAATCCTCACAACTCCATCTGTCTGGGGTATATGGATTGGTGCCCTGGGAGATCTTATAGCCGTCCAACTGATTCACATCTACTCACCTGTCTACTTACATGATATTGGAGGTTATTCAGTGGAGAAGACCGGCTTTGCAGCCGCCGTACCGGtgttgtttcagttttttatgaAGCTTTTTGCAG GCCACTCCAGTGACCGAATCTCTGGAATATCTGAGACAACAAAGCTCCGGATCTACAATACTATTGCTCTGGGCGCCAGTGCCGTATTTCTAGCTGCTCTGGGTTTTGTAAAAGAAGGCCAGGGGCTGACCGGCTTGACACTCATGACTGTAGCCACCGCAATGTTTGGATTCAACGGTGGAGGTTTTATAAAG TGCGCCGCCCTTGTCTCCCGACAGCACAATCATTTTGTCATGGCAAACGTCCAGTTCCTGCTGTGCCTCTCGATGCTTCTCTGTCCAATACTTGTATCATTTTTGCTTCGACACGGAACTATAACTGAATGGAGATTGGTTTTCTTTGTTCACGCCGGAATCCTTGCCGCTTGTAATCTTATATTTTGTCTGTTGGCCACTGCAAAACCGGCTCCCTGGACAGATCGGACGTTGAAGCCATCGGCGTCGAGAAACACACCATTGTATACAATAAAGTATTGA